The Helianthus annuus cultivar XRQ/B chromosome 15, HanXRQr2.0-SUNRISE, whole genome shotgun sequence genomic sequence ATGAGATGTGGCTAAGCGGTTTTACTTTAATATAAGAGATAGATTTTACATTTTATTGTAATATGTTTTATACATGTTATTTTCTATTATGTCTATTTCACATTTTGTTGTAATATGTTTTATACAAATGGTATTGTTTCTcaccaatttttttatttatttatcttttttgaCAGCAACACCCAAGGGACCTAGGATAAGGAGGGCAACACCCAGGAATTCCCTAAGCAATGCCCAAAAAAATTCTATATTTACATCCTTTAGTGGATTAGAACCCAGGATCTTCCATTAAAACCTTGCGTAGTGAAGCGCTATAGGGGCTCCATCAAGGCCATTATGCCATATGGTGCCTTGAAACACCCCTTGGCACTATAGCTTGTTGAtcccttccccccccccccccccccccccccccccccccccccccccccgcaatGAGTATAGCAGGTGAAATTTTGAAAGTTATTGAATTTTTGACCATTCAACGGTCAAAAatcatttatttaaaaaaaaacattttcaaacCTATATAAACCATTcactttatatttttatataactaTCTTATCTCTCGTTCTCTTCACtcttttatttgtttattattttattaaataagcTTTCACTAAAAAAATGCAATCCTAAAACCCTCGTTTGGGTCATCCTCGTCCAAGAGGCGGTTCGGAGCAAGACCCGAACCAAAGCCACGTTCCAAACCAACCCTTTGTTCTGGTTTCCACCCGACCAACCGCCTATGGAACTGGGTTTGCTGACTTTTTAGACAACCAAACCGGTTTCATGAACCTCTTGAACCAACCCGTCTCATGAGACCAAAATCAATTTGGTTTTAATCTGAACTTCAACATGAGAGGTTACGACTAGTTACAAGGTTACATGTCACCACAAGGAGAGCCCGACTATGTCCCGGAGACACAACCGAAGCAAACCCAACGAGGCAAACGGGTGTCACATATAGGGCTGAGCAGTATACGGTTCCAAACCGCCAGAACCGCAGAACCGAACCAGAACCGCTAGATCCAAACCGTATTTTTGTATATAGGGTCCGGTTCCGGTTCTAAAGTTTAGGTAAAAACGGTTCGCGGTTCGGTTCCGGTTAAAACCAACGGTTCCGGTTAAAGAACCGCTAAAACCGGTTaggattataaatatttaaaaccctATTTAATTAATGGCCTCACATAAGAAGAAAGACCCAACCGCGGGTCGAAAAGAAAAAAACGTGCAAGTGTGGACGTTGGACGAGGAGTACGCGTTAGCCTGGGCTTGGCTTGACTTATTGGAGGATCCCGAAATTGGTAAGGTCTTTTAtgaacttttttatttttatttgataattataattttaatgCTAACATTTGTAGCCAAGAATCAAAATAAAGTTTTGTTTTGGAAACGAATTCGAGAACTCTTTTTTTGGGCTTGTCGGCAAAGAGGAGGTTTACCGGCCAAATGATTCCATATTGGGAAATGAATCCGAGAACTACTACACATGACCTTAGAGATAATAGTCTCTTCCAACTGAGCTAGTCCTAATTGGCTTTCTCACCGAATAAAGATCTTTATTTGTCTTATTAAGGAAAAACAGACTATTTTTAGTGCATTCTTAAATGGTGATTTATATGAGACTGTAACAATAATTTTGAAACAAATTTATTTGAATATGTTTTGAGAAtcttaaaaacaataataaatataaaCTTTGTTAACATAGAATTGAATCTTTGATAAAATTGTTATCATATCCTAAAtcctaatattttttttttgaacagaaACTTAATGAAATTATGTTAGATTCAACCAGGAGATTTAAACTTTGAAGTGTTTCACATTAACGATTATTTGCTTTAACAACCAAGTTTGTATAAAACGgtttagttttctttttttttctttgttataTAAAACAGAAACTAAAATTAGTTTTTAAAAGCGTTTATGTGATTCTAATATTATGTTAAGAATTTttaatcaaagacataattggcAAACCAGAATACTTTGATAGTTGGATCGTAGAAAATTAAGATTGGGTTTCTTGGGTTCGGGCCTTGAGGTGTGCATATAAACGGATAGGCTTGTTTTTGGTGCTCCATCTAGAAACTAGAGCCCATGAAGTAATTTTGTATTTTTCTACTTGGTCTTTTTAGCCTTGGTATTTCAATTTTCAATGTGATTCTTCGGTTCGGTTGTTTGTTAGTACGTAGAGGTGACAATCTATGATGAATTAACTCACAAATTACAGTCATAGTTGTAACTCGACTTGAGGCTCATTCATAGTATCAGGATTTATATGGACCCGAAGGGGTTTGCATCACTAGTTGTCATGAACTTTGCTTGATATTCATATCCTCATATGACACCGACGTGCTCTATTAGCCGTTAACCAACCTGTTTTATCCTTGTGACACCACTAATTTTACCTCTAATTTCTCCCCAATCGGCAACGCCATTGAGCGGAATGAGTATGTGCGAGGTTACAGTTAGCGAGAATGACGGCGTCGGACTAAATTAAATATGAATTGCATATTGCTTGGAGTTTGAATTGGGTCACTTTTATTTTATAATTGGTTCTTCTGTTGGGCCTTTGAACATATATAGTTTTAGTTTTGTTCATTTGAGCCTAATATTGTAATACACAAATGTTATATAAAGATGTTTTAAAAATTTGAGGCCCCTGTATTTTGGGGTCCCTAGGTCATTGCCTAGATTTGAAAGCTTGTAGGTCCGGCCCTGTGCTCTAAACCTCGTGATAGCAAGGTGGTGCttcataaaaaaaaacataaatgtgtttaataattgtcaacaagaacataaattttgtTTCAGATTTTTTATAAGACATTTTATCAGACTACAACTCCCTCTATACTCAAATAATGATTATTCAAAACAAAAAAGTAATGCTATATAAAATGAAAGTCGAAGCTATGGTACTTGGATGGTTAAGTTGGATGATTTACACGGTCATGTATAATTACTCTATATTATTGTTAGTCTTGTTATTATTCATCTTGTTCGTATACTGTTATCTGTTTCGTTTACGATTTAGAGCCGATTTGCATGTTGGTTTGACTTTAAAAGTCAATGCATGTTCAGTTTTATAATTTGTAGTAACAAAAGTCAAACCTGATTTTGGTGGGAAATTCAAAGCGAGATTGGTATAAATGCACAGTACAAACTGAAAGGGTAATATGGTATTTTCACATAGTTATGAAACGATAATTTGgtattttcacaaaaacttaACCAATAGATTAATAGAATTGAAACCACGAGATGACCAATTGCAAGAAAATTGAAGTTTTATGATGCAGAATAAAATGTGTTTGAAATAAAAAaggagtaaattgtcattttagtccctgagttttgtctaaatttgctattttagtccaaatagtttttttttgcttttaggtccctgacttttcccttttgtagccattttgatcacatacactaactccatccaaaaactccatctttaaccaggggtattttggggatttttattttaaatgttttcaattgccattttgatctaattccaaaaaatcaaaaaaattccaaaaaatcaaaaaaattccaaaaaattcaaaaaaataataaaaattctaaaaaatcataaaaattctaaaaaaatctaaaaaaaatacaaaaaatccgtttcggcgcgaaccgtttcgagctgaaccgtttcgacacgaaccgtttcgacccgtaccgtttcgacccgaaccgtttcgagctgagccgtttcgacgcgaaccgtttcgacccgtaccgtttcgagctgaaccgtttcgacccgtaccgtttcgagctgaaccgtttcgacgcgaaccgtttcgagctgaaccgtttcgacgcgaaccgtttcgacccgtaccgttttgacccgaacccttTCGACCCGatccgtttcgacgcgaaccgtttcgacccgtaccgtttcgacctgaaccgtttcgagctgaaccgtttcgacccgtaccgtttcgagctgaaccgtttcgacgcgaaccgtttcgagccgaaccgtttcgacgcgaacgtttcgacccgtaccgtttcgacccgtaccgtttcgaggcacggttcgcgtcgaaacgattcagctcaaaacggttcgggtcgaaacggtacgggtcgaaacggtccggctcgaaacggttcggctcgaaacggttcgcgtcgaaacggttcgggtcaaaacggtgcgggtcgaaacggatattttggattttttagaattttttggaatttttttgattttttggaattggatcaaaatggcaattgaaaacatttaaaatgaaaatccccaaaatacccctggttaaatatggagtttttggatggagttagtgtatgtgatcaaaatggcaacaaaagggaaaagtcagggaccagaggcaaaaaaaaactatttggacaaAAATGACAAATTTGAAAAAAACTcaggaactaaaatggcaatttactcaataAAAAAGCAAAGTCAAAAGTGATCCAAACCACATGAAAATAAATTATAGTTTACTCTTGATTTTATTTATGTACGATTAGGCAATAGGCATCAGGCAATTTGTCCAAAGTTAAAATATTATGAGAGgtttgaaaaagcaaaaaaaaaaaaagcaatatCACTTTTGAGTTTGAAAAATAGAATCTAAAACTTAGTTTTTATTTTAAAGAATGGAGATATAGGAGTTAGGTTGAAATTGATGATTTTTGTCCTAATTTATGCTATTTTAACGGGCCCACAAATGATAGTGAGAGGGGAGATCATATCTGGATGATGAATTTAATGTTACAATTTATTTTGAATTTGATGTTACAATTTAATTTtcttattaatattaataatacttttattattatagAATGCTGGTTGTTTAACTAATATATTACAAATCATTAGGAAATTATAATAGAATAATTGGTAAATAAGCAACGAGGTGCACCATAAGTCCGTAACACTCTTTTAAGAcccccgtagtggggcgtttttaaaaaaaaattcaaaaataacgTCGAAAAACACCCAAATCCCATTACATAGGGCGTTTTTGGgcttttttagaaaaaaaaatgggTCCGCGTTGTTTAAAGCACGCTCATGGGGGGAAATGTTGACCAATCAGATTAGAGATTCCATTTGCTTGGCCAATAagatttttaggtgttttttctttattttatttaatgccccaataatgccccatccccactacactcattttagaaaacgcccaataatACCCCTTTACTGACTGAACCGCCACATGGCGTAAAATACCCTCGGGTGGGGGCAATATCTTCCccttccactacacatggtctaagaccATCCACAATAGGATGTATTTGTATGTTTTTAAAGATAAAGAAAGATGAGGTGGATGAAAGAGATGATGATGTGGAGGAAAGAGAGTATGAATGCTATgtaagaaagatgatgataaggaaggagagaggagagagaagttATGTTTGTGTGAGTATGGCAAGTGAGAGAAACTATTCTATTGGTTGGACAAAGCTCATGTGGCAACTAAAAACATCCCCCAAATACATATCTATTGGTGATGCTCTAAATAGCAAAACTAGTTCTACTAAACGGTATGGTGACATAGAAGTGGAACTGGAAGAGGACCACTTTGAATGTCGAGGAGAACATGGAACTACAAGATTGCCTTCGAATGTTGAACAATTGCCATACTCAAGACAAAGAAGATAAATGGAAATGGCTGGGCAAAAGTAGTGAGGCTTTCTCGGTTTCGGATATGAAGGACCTTCTGTTTGATGCCTCCAACCAGGTATCAAATCATCCTCTCAACTGGAGTAAATGGGTTCCCAAAAAAGTCATGATTTTTGCATGGCAAGCAAACCAAAATAGGATCCCTACTAAGATGGAATTAAGTAAAAGAAACGTCAACGTCGCGGCGATTTGTTCTCTCTGTTCAGAAGGTGAAGAATCATGTGATCATTTGCTGAATGAGTGTGCATTTGCTGCTCATATTTGGTCAGCAGACTCTTCTTGGTGCAAGGTCTCCCCCATATACGCGTTTCCAGTCCCTGAGCTTCTTAATGTATACAAGAATGTCAATCTGCCAAAAATCAAAAGCAACATCTTTTACGGTATCATTCTCACGACTTGCTGGATTATATGGAAGACCAGGAACGAGTGTGTTTTTTCTTCCGGAATATTGAACGTTACCAAAGCGGTGGAAGACATAAAATCGTGTAGCTTCCTTTGGATTAAGAATAGATCACCGTGTAAGGATTTAGTTTGGACGGAGTGGACTAAATGTCCGATGTAATGCTTTGTTTCTTCTTGTGTTGTTGATTTCTAGCGTCTTACTAGGTTTTTTAatgaccgttcaaaaaaaaaagttctaCTAAACAATCATTAATCTCACTGTATACAATCACTTATGTCACTCTATTTGTTAGACATTGTTAGACCACTATGTATAAATACATTATCCGGTTTCTTATATTTTTACTTAAAAACCGATTTTTTTTTATTGCTTCTGCTCATGTGTGTGCATTTATATTATATTGTATATGTATTGACTCCTCTTATTATACCACtctcataaataaataaaacttaggtgaatattgttgagaaaaagaaatatTAGTCGCCAAATGAGAAAACTAGGTGAGAtataatgttaaaaaaataacaaatcaGAGACATAAGAACCCTACTTCTAAACAAATTGCAATCAATACTATCTTAAAAGAAACATACATGATCACCTACCTTTCATTTTCTTCATAAATACACGTCTCACATGAAAAATCCAATTATTAATTTCCACCTAATAATTTATATGTGAccacgaagaagaagaagaagcacaAGGGAACTTGTCGAGTGTGTGAAGGACCTCTTTCATGTGTGGTCTTTTTTGAGGAACCGAAGATATACAATTATAACCTAATTTCAAGATTGCAAATAAGGCCTCTTCTTTCCCTTCCATGTCACCGCGAATTGACACTTCAGCCATTCGCAACACCTTGTTTTTCTCTTCATCCGTCAATGTGGAACTCCACGTCATGCTAGCGGGCCCAAACTCGTCTGAGACGATCACCTTTCCCGTCAAAAGTTCTAGCAACACCACACCGTATGAAAACACATCCCACTTTGCATTGGGCTTTATGCTTCTAAGGGATTCTGGGGCGTAATATGGCGATATGCACCCCATTGCACTAGGACTCGGGCTAGGGTTTGACCCGAGTGTTACATCCTGGAAACTATCACGGGATGCAGTTGACCTCTTACTACCGAAATTTCTAGATGAACCTCCAACTTTACAACTGTATTCGCCCACCACTAATCTTTCAAGCCCAAAATCTCCTATCTTAGGTTCCATATCAGAGCCTAATAGGATGTTACTCGGCTTGAGGTTCCCATGTACTtgttttttgtcatgtatgtacATTAGCCCGCGAGCCGTCCCTTTGGCTATCTTGAGCCTCATCTCCCAAGGTAAAGGACACGGTGAAGATCCAACTTTTCCTGCATAATGTACAAAAGGAAAGTGTCAAATGATTAAAAGTAAATAAAACAACTAGACGTGGGGAGAGATGTGCCATATTCAATTAGAGTGGACACCATGGTCCATGGAGTGCAATTTTGAGACATTATACACCATGGGCAAGAGGTAATTCCGTAATTGATACGTAAGAGTTGACTTGTGGGTACCACTTGGTGCATTATTATTAATACAACAAAAGTTAACCACTCCACCGTCAGCTCACCTTAGCCAGCAACAACATCGTATAGCTACACTGCGCATGTGAATAGGTATAGCTACACTGCGCATGTGAATAGGCATATGTTTGTTGATCTAACTACTATATTTGGTAATTCAATaactttttttaacggctaacGATCCTTCAAATAGGCTGCTgacgaaattcaccacatcgggatacagtCGCCTCTGAATCAgagaaaaccctcacctagggccgaagcccttGATCATTCACCCGAAGACAGGACAGTGCGGTGAGCTAAAACCCGCTCGGAACTATTAATTAAATCATGTCCAAGATGCTTTTAGTAATGGAATTatcaaattaaattaaaaaatctACCATTGGATCCAACCTTCAGCTTTCCTCTTTtgcagaaaaaaaaaatcattaaaagcattCATGCTATTGTGCACCTAGAAATGCTAACTTGCACACTTTTTAAAAAGTTTAAAGGTTAgtgtatatacatatacacacacttTTTACTAACTATAGTAATTTGTTAGGAAAAATATGTTTTAACAGTTTAAATTACACAAAATTACTTTTCGGCAGGATTAAACCCTTAACCTCAAGGAGAACAACACCGCATAAACTTATAACTCCCGGTTTTGCCTATTAGAACCTACCCCCAACCCCATGAACTAGTAGTGTGTAGATAAACGCAAATACAAGATTAAGTAATATTTATGTCTAAAAAATTGTTGCATAATGCAGTAATTTgttattaaaattattaatagAATTATAGTTGGTATActaacaaagtttttttttttttttacttagtACAATAGTCATCTTATTTTTCATTAATCTAAAACTCCAAAGAAATAGAGGAAAACTTACGATAACGTGCATTGGCAAGGCTTCCATGAGGAACATAGTCGTAAATAACAAGCTTCTCATCAACACCCCAATAAAACCCGCGGATCCGAACCAGGTTCGGGTGTACAAGCTTAGCAATAACCCGAACCTGGTTTTCAAAATCCCTAAACCGCTCCAACCCGCTTTCCCCAATCCGTCTAACCGCCAACGCCGTCCCGTCCTCCAGCACTGCCTTATATATTATACTCGAGCCCGTAGCCCCGAGTATATAAGCCGATGCTTTTAGCAGCGGCTCTAGCTCTAGCTCCTTCCCGCTACCGTCTACTGTCACCAACTCGCCTTTCTTTTCGGGTTCTTTCCTCATTGAATTCTCGTACTTGCTGTCTTGTGTCACTATGGTTTCCTCGTTTTCCGAACCTATGCTTTCGATTGATGACTCATCCGTATCTTCCTTATCTTTTACTCTTGTTAAACATGGCCACGAACGTAAGCATTTGCGTTCATGGTCTTCCGACGACGATGCCCAGTCGTACTCTTTGGGTTCCTCATTTCCTTCGTTTTCATGCTTATGTTTGTTGTCTGACGCAACTCTTCTGCGTTTTTTCAATATGTAGATGAAAATCAAAGCCAAAATTGCAACCCCCGCGATGTCTCCAACAACTATCCCGACCAGTGTGCTGGTTTTGAAACCGGTTTTTGAAGAAGCACTCGAGGTGTTCGACGAATTGCCTGAACGAGTTGACTCAGCGGATTTTGGAATAGCGGCTATCGCCGGAGGAGATGTCGCCGGTGAGGACACGTTGGGTGGTACTGTAGCAGATGAGGGGATTAAACACAGGCTATCCAACGGCTTCCCACAAAGTTCTGAGTTTCCGGCGAAAGAATTCTCGTCTTGGGTGAAGAAAACACTGGATTCCGGTATCGGTCCGGTGAGATTATTGTAAGACAAATCAATGGTTGCGTTTGTAGGGATTTTGTTGGTAAATTCCGGCGGAATCTCACCGGAAATGTTGTTATGAGAAACGTTAAAATATATAAGAGCACCACTTCCAAAATCTTTAGGTAATGATCCGGTTATAAAGTTGGCAGACAGATCTAGAAATTTAACCGAATTAAACCCATCCGGAAGATTCCCATGAAAATAATTATTCTTCATAGAAACAACGGTCAAGTTTGTTAAGCTACCAAGGTTTTCCGGCACCTTTCCGGTTAACAAGTTACCGGAAACGTTGAAAAACTGAATACTTTTCAACTTTTTAACCAGCTCCGGAAGCTCACCGGAAATTAGATTATTTGAGACATCAAGAAACTTCAACTTTGTAGCATTGTATAACGACAACGGGATAGACCCATTGATCGAATTATTCGATAAATCGAGTTTGCTAAGGTGTTTAATCAACCCTATGTTGGCGGGAATGGAAGCCACGAGTTTTGAATTAGGGAGTGAGAGTTCTGTTACACGGCGGTTACTGGTGCAAACGACACCGTTCCATGAACACGGTGACTGATCGGAGTAATTCCAGGTGTCTAACACCCGTAACGGATCATTTAGAACAGAGTATTTGAAGGCTAGCAACAGAATACCATCTGTTGTTAGCCCGAAACATGTGTTAACAATGACCACGACTAGAAAAGAAAGGAGTAAATGGGTGTTACCATTCATGTTGTTACTTGTTAATGTTaacatgaacatgaacatgaacattCATGGTGTTTGAGAGTGAGAATGCATGATGTGTGTTGTTTCGTTtttagagagggagagagagagagagagagggagagggagaggggtGGTAGAATATTAAGTGAGATTTATGACAAGCAGAAGCCATGTGGGGGGGAGTTGAAATAAAATAATGAGACAAGAGGCAACAGCTCACCTCAAGACCAAATTAAACTACAAATCCACAAACCAATATGCTATCTGTTCAGACCTTTTGAGATAATAAACAAAGATTATTTATCATCGAGATGCAATCAATGAACCTTGAGACTGGTGTTGGTACCAGTTTATCAACAAATTTATgttgtttatttattatatttttttaacggtTTAATAGAATCAATCCTGAGCATTTTTGGGACAACTACTGAACTAAACGGAGTACTTCAAGAGTAACctgagtccaccaccaattctggggaaaacccggtaaTCCACCCGCTcataggcacgacggtgaaattaccagtAAAACTCGTTTGGCTTAAGGatcgaacccaggtttccctggatCTCCTATCATTGCTCTGTTTGTAtggttaaaaaaaacaaaaagtagCAAGACATTGCTCTGTTTTTTTAACATAGAGCATAAACAACTGTAAGCAGAATGTTTTTTGGTTAATTTCAAGACGTATGTCACTTGAAAAATATTTTAGTAGATTACAAAAGCAAATATTTTGGAGTTTTAACATGT encodes the following:
- the LOC110912614 gene encoding probable LRR receptor-like serine/threonine-protein kinase At4g37250; its protein translation is MFMFMFMLTLTSNNMNGNTHLLLSFLVVVIVNTCFGLTTDGILLLAFKYSVLNDPLRVLDTWNYSDQSPCSWNGVVCTSNRRVTELSLPNSKLVASIPANIGLIKHLSKLDLSNNSINGSIPLSLYNATKLKFLDVSNNLISGELPELVKKLKSIQFFNVSGNLLTGKVPENLGSLTNLTVVSMKNNYFHGNLPDGFNSVKFLDLSANFITGSLPKDFGSGALIYFNVSHNNISGEIPPEFTNKIPTNATIDLSYNNLTGPIPESSVFFTQDENSFAGNSELCGKPLDSLCLIPSSATVPPNVSSPATSPPAIAAIPKSAESTRSGNSSNTSSASSKTGFKTSTLVGIVVGDIAGVAILALIFIYILKKRRRVASDNKHKHENEGNEEPKEYDWASSSEDHERKCLRSWPCLTRVKDKEDTDESSIESIGSENEETIVTQDSKYENSMRKEPEKKGELVTVDGSGKELELEPLLKASAYILGATGSSIIYKAVLEDGTALAVRRIGESGLERFRDFENQVRVIAKLVHPNLVRIRGFYWGVDEKLVIYDYVPHGSLANARYRKVGSSPCPLPWEMRLKIAKGTARGLMYIHDKKQVHGNLKPSNILLGSDMEPKIGDFGLERLVVGEYSCKVGGSSRNFGSKRSTASRDSFQDVTLGSNPSPSPSAMGCISPYYAPESLRSIKPNAKWDVFSYGVVLLELLTGKVIVSDEFGPASMTWSSTLTDEEKNKVLRMAEVSIRGDMEGKEEALFAILKLGYNCISSVPQKRPHMKEVLHTLDKFPCASSSSSWSHINY